Part of the Oreochromis aureus strain Israel breed Guangdong linkage group 20, ZZ_aureus, whole genome shotgun sequence genome, GAGGTGACTTTTTAAAGCTTGAATGTGTCATAGgccagtgttaagtggctttaCAGCCAGAAATAAAACTTATTCCTTTAACGGACCAAAGGTCCAAAGATCAGGTACAAAGACTGAACTGTAAATGGACAATGACAGCCAATGAAAAACTTAGAAAGTCATTCAGAGACTGAACCATCCCATTCACTTAACCTTATCAGGGTCAAAGGGGAGctaggcagggtacaccctggacaggtcgccagcctGGCGTAGCAGGGCTAACAGAgctaacagagagagacaaacaaccatgtGCACTCACTTTCACACCTATGGACAATTTAgattcaccaattaacctaaccccacaaCCTGCATGCCTTTGGGCTGCCagaagaagccagagtacctggagagaaccccaaaacatgcaaactccacacagaaaggcttgAGCTGAGTGGAATGAGTTGAACTCAAGACCTTATTGCTGTGATgcaacagtgctaatcaccGTGCTGCCCCCTTCAGAGACCTTGGGGAACTATTGAACAAGACAGCTTAAAAAGAACACACCAAGAAAGTTTGGCTCTTGAAAGCAAAATCTGAAGAAATGAAGTGTGGCTctagacttttgcacagtagtcTCTACCATTTTTAGTTCATTCTTAACAAATTATCGTACACTTTTAAAATCAAATCTAATAAAAGAAGTTAAGCTCGAGAACTAAAGTAAAGCTCTAGATTGATGCTGacactgtattattgtagggtataccttacaatataaagtgccttgaggcgacggttgttgtgatttggtgctatataaataaaactgaaagaacATGTGCAGCATAGTCCACACAAGCTAAGAAGGATAATGACCAATTTTAGCTATTAACTATTATTTTAATATCAGTGTTGGTAGTAATAATTCTACATAATACTGttgcacaaataaaaaacacaaggcAGGGTTTACCTCTAAAAACAATCTTTAATTAGGAGGTGTGCGCTTACACATATTTACAGTGTAAACTGTTCTGCAGAtagaaaaagacactttttgaTTCAAAATTCATTAAATTCTGAAATCCTGGATTTTACTTGGCTGCACaacaaggacaaaaaaaaaaaagagacaaacacTGTTTCTGCAGGGTGAAAAGGTTTTAAAATGGAGACAGAAAATAGCATCAAAGACAGCCTATCTTTTGGGCCAGTTATGCCGGAATCCTCTGCAAGGGGGAAGAAAAGGACAGAGTGGTTAATATTCTGTGAGTTTGAATTAGCAGGGCCAGAAAAACCTCTGTACGCTGAATATATTTACCGATCCGATTTTCCAGGCAGGTACGACATACTTCGGTTGCCAGCACcagtgttgtttttctgtcccTTAGGAGTTTTCTGTTACACAAAATGTAgcaattcattattaaacatgaaTATATTTACATGTGGTTCggttaataaattattttaacagAGCCATACTTTTCTCTTAAAATCGTGGGCTTGCCGGTTTGGATCAAACTGTGTGTTATCCTTTGATGTGTTACCTGTAGAAGAAAAGAGAGTGCACagaatttaaattaatttttttagattttaaaacaactgcaaatgaatgaaaaataagcCGTGGTTTCACCCagtataataaaaaaattatatgcGTACCAGCAAAGACTTTGAGGTCTGACTGACTGTAGTCAAAGGGCTTGAAGCTGTCTTGAGGAGTTACTTCTGTCTTCTGGGGTTTCTCTGCAGATTTCATTAACTTCTTGCTTGGTTTGGGAGTCAAGTCTCCAACCTCACTGTCGaccctctctcttttctttccgcCAGCGTTTGATGATTCCTAATTAAATAGGTCAGTAACACTGCATTCAGTAAAATCCTGATAATGATCACTTTAATGAACACCTCTGTAAATGTAGACACTGTTAAACTAGTTAGAGTTTATCCCCAATCTTGAATGCATGTGACCCCTTATTCTATATCTGACGTTTTTTAGTTCAATGTTTTGCTGTTTAAACATTTCACAGAGAACGGTCAATTTAAGCAAAAATATCCAAtgaccagactgctttgagctgacagAAAGTCCAAAGAAACTCAAAAAAAACACTTGCTACAACCAaaagaagagcatctctgaatgcacagtaTGTTGAATCTTTAGGCAGATGGTCTTCAGTAGCAGAAGACCATTTGAGAACAGCTAACAGCAGCAAACTGGCTACAATTCACTgaggctcaccaaaactggacaacaggAGATTAGAATAACCCTGCCTGGTCTTCATTTCTGCCTCGACATtaagatggtagggtcagaatgtggtgtaaacaacatgaaagcacacATCCATCCTGCTTTGTATCAACATTTCAGGCTTCTGATGGAGGAAGGGTGTGAGGAACATTtccttggcacactttgggccacTTGTGTTGATGATCCGCATATTTAATTTGGCCAAGATTTTATGCTGGAtgcttcctgacacaaccctccCCATTTGGCACCATGGATTGGCACTATGGAGTACACTTCTTTGTGAGAAAGAGGTAGGTGCTAGGGATAAGGTGATAAGGTGCTAGGGATAAGGCTGAGGCAGATGATCCTCTGTGACAACCACTAAAGGGAGGAGCTGAAAGAAAACGAGGAGTACCAGCTGAGCATGGTTGAAATGCCACAGCCTGAGTACTGCTGCTGACTATCTCCACCTCTTTATTGCCGTAGTGTACTCTcttctgcttccagcaggataacacagcacgtcacaaagctcagatatTCAACATGATATccttttgggatgtggtggaacacgAGCTTCACAGTGCAACATGCTCTAAACGCTGTGCTGAGCTGCATTTATGCAGTGCCACCAAAATCTTAGAGgaatatttccagcaccttgttgagtAAAAGGTGCTGGATAACAAAAGAAttgaggcagttctgaaggcaaaagggggcCAACCCAGTACTAGGAAGGTGTACATAATGTAGTAGCTGGtgaatgtatgtatttatgGTGTATACAAGCCTACATAGGATCTGTCTTTTGACAGTTTGCTTGTTACAAGTCAGCTGTATCAAGACTGGAGAATTACGCATTAATGTTACAATGAAGATTATACATTGTTTTTACACCAAAGAAGCAGGACACCTGGTTTAAAAGcttacaaaatgaaaacatcattGTGAATAATTAcctaaaacacacatttctttatacattttaaatgctaCAGCAGTGCTTCCTTATTTCCCAAGCAAATTAGTCTATTCAgcttatttcattttgctcactagcaagttttatttttctcatgcCACTGTTGGTGAACAACCAAATCACTGCACAACCCTTTTGTAATATTATTTATATCAGAGCAGCAGGAGCTTCCGAAAACCACTGAGCTTTCTTTCAAATTGTAATTAGACAAGAAAAACTTCACTGCCCAAGTGCCAGCTGAAACCGACAGTTAGCCGAAACGGCCAATGTTCTGCTGAAGTTGGCAAGTTGACGACTGTTACTTTCAAGCGTTGCTGCCAACATTTCCGACTACGATGCACGCCACCAGATGGTGCCAACGTGCTTATATGAGGGTGCCAATTCAGCAGGGAGTGCCTTAAAACCAAGTTTTCACTGAAACAGTCATCACACAGAGGATTAGTCTGGTGCACGCCATTAGTGTTCGCTCAAACAAATGATGGCAAAGCCTCAGATGGTGAAAGGTAGAGGGGACagagtatttaaaaaagaagaaggaagcaCTATGGTGGGAAGACTGTGCATGAGTAACCAGGTGGGTGTAAAGCAGTAATCCCAGTAGATGGAGCGACCAGTAAATGGGCTTTTGGGCAGAAAGGAGCTATTGATGCTCTccaggggaggaaaaaaaaataaaaaatcatgtGATAAGTAGAGGATGAGTCTCTTAATGCTCTAGTCCCACGCTGCGGATTCTGTTTCCCCAGACACATCATGTGACAGACATAAATATTAAAAGGCCACTTCAATGCCAGTGCTGCAGACTGGTAAAAGGGCTTGCTTATGAGTCACTGTATTTATGTGCAGAAAAACCAAATGCATCATCAGAAAATGGGGGGCAATGCAGAGGGTTAAACTGGCCATTAATGTAGAGGCTTTAACATGTTCTTGAGCGAGTATAACTCAGCTCTCACACCACAGGGACACCGAAGCCCATCTAAAGTTGAAAAGAGAAAATGGCAGGAACAGAAAGTGAGTGACTCACCGCTACTTGCTGGCGAACTGTGGCGACGTTCTTGAGAGACTCCTGATAACTCTGTTTAGCCTTTGTCCTTTCCTCTATGGAAgtcaacattaaaaacaatgagGAACATAAATtatgggtgaaaaaaaaaaaagatcagtttAGAGTAAATTAACCCTGTTACCCGTCTGCTTTTTCGCCATTTCCTTGGCTTCCTGCTTGGCTTTCTTCTTGGCCTCTAATTCAGTCTGTTGCTGTTCAACACTCTGCAGTTTCCACCTTTTACTGATCTGTCAAGGTGAGAAGTTTGTAGTTGTGAATGTTCAAATAGGGAcgaggtaaaaagaaaaaaagaaagaaaaaaaaacaggatatgGATCAGTGAATGGAGCTCTTTGATTACCTCGAATATTTTTGAAGACGGGTCAAACTTGGCATTTTTGTTGACGTGCACATCAGTGGAGGGTAAATACTGAAATCCCAAAAGGAAGACAAATGAATACTGAACCTCAAGTTCGGCGGCACACAACCAGCACCGAGGGTAAATCACTGCCTGCCTCTTACCATTCTAAAGGGGTTTTCAAAGGACTCAATAATACGTCTGGCTTTCATCTGAGCCGCTGAGCTTGACTCCTGGTCATCCTTTATTTCCACCTCCTTTAACAAAAAGCAGAGATCTCACATTTCGCACCACAGTTACACACAAATCATCTCACTCTGAATATACTAAATGTTAATCTCTACCTCAAACAGTGTGATTTTAGCTGATGCCACGAGACCGCTTTCTTTCCGTACATCCACATCCATTTTGTCCTCATCCTCTGAGAACAGCATCCCCTGCTTAACTGGCagttctgaaaaaaataaatgaatgcatCAATACAAAGCCTAATGGGCTAAAATCTGCTATCACTTGAGTGATGCAAAGCACACACGAGCATGAAGCTTACCATCAGCAGAAATTTGAGGGGGATCGCTCTCAGAAACCCTGGATGTATCATGGGGACCAAACAACGGGACCTCAGGCTGGAAAATGATATAAAACCACGTTCATTTCCCCTGCAGTCATTCAACCTCCAAAATCAATGGGATTTAAGCCAACCTTTTTAATGGGCGTGAGTCCTTTCTTCTTCTGCGCAGCAATCTCAGCCTGCGTGAAATGCAAAAGATATTGCAATATTTGACTGATCCTGGTCCCTCAAATCATCAGTGACATCTCAAACATTGAAGTTATAATACCAAGAGGggagaaaaccccccaaaacatccCCCCTGCTGCCACTCATCTTTCCTCACCTTAAGGAGGGGCATTTCCCTGGCCTCCTGCACTAACAAATGGAGCTCATTGATGTACTGCCTCACGAGTGGGGGCACGGGGTTACAGCAGGCAATGATGCCCTGAGGCTCCCTGTGTAGGTAAAGACAAAATACTGAGCTGGAGgttatgaataaaaacattaaattcatctgctccacagtgaaaacaacaagaaccggaaaaagaaaaagaagaagagaaaaaaagagaagagaaatacAGTCAACTTACTTGGGCAACTCCTCAGATATTTTGATCATCATGTGAGTGGGCAGGACGTATCTAAACACACAGGTAACACTGGATTAAAACATGTTACGACTTCCAAACCCTAAATCATTTGGACTGTAAAATGTAGCTGGACAGGAAGGATAAGctagagagaggaaaaaaaaaaagctacagcAAATTTCCAGAACAAGAAGTCCATCCATTTCCAGGCAGCCTACCCGGTGCTTTCATCTTCCTGCCTGGCCAGTTTGTCCCTCCAGGCAAACAGCAGTCTGAAGGCAGTGAGCTGCTGGGTGTTAAAAGACTTTTTCTGCTTCCTCTGCAGCTCCAAATATGACTCTTCTGTGTAGATAGGCTTCACATATTTCTGTTTGGGATAGAGAGGGGGGGCACATGGCGAATCGTGACAAATGTCAGAAAATCTTGGGAGGTTATGGTGTGGAAATGTAAAAATTATGGAAGCATTAAAGACTCCAATGGAACTATTAGAATTGAACAAGACTATTAAGGTTGATTTAGAAGTGTCACTTTAATCTTCATGGTGTATGAAGTGCACACCTTGAGGGAAATgctcctgctcttgttccagACACTCTGCAGCAAACCAGGCTGTCCGTGGTTGAAGTCGAGAAGCTGTACCCTCACGCAGTCGTAGATATAAAGAAGGTAGTGGGTGTCTGTCCGGGCATACTGCACCATCTCATCTGGCAAGGGGCTATGTGGACAAATGTGGACTATATTTAATTTCCCCAAAACAACCGTACACCACTTCAAGCTAAGCGAAAATTATAAACCTATGCATTGATTAACCAGGTCGTCACCGTACCGAACTCTCCAGTCAGCCAGCTGGTAACGTTTGTCAGAGTCCACGTTGCAGAAGTGTTTTAGCAAGTGGTCGAGGGAATGCCTGGCCAGGTTGAGAGCCCGGCTTGCCTGATGTGTGTCAAAAAGGTTGACAACATACAAGCCAAAGTCTCTCTGGAGCCATTCAATGTCAGAATCTGCACCGTGAAAAACCTAcgaacaaaaaacataaagtgTTGAGACCTCACCGGTGCAGAACAGcttatttaataaagaaaaataattaagaCTCGTTTTGtatctatatattttttctccAAAAAAGTGGAGACATGCTATGTAACATTTGGATCATTTTCGCAAATCTTTTAGTCGTTTAAAGCCTACGCACCACACTTTTTTCACAGGTGTCCTACAGTGAGTGAGTCATGTCTGCTCCCACACACACCACGGGACGCCTGCCAACTTTATCGGACGTGTTTGAAAATAATAAGGACACCTCAAACAAATTCCGGCTCAGGGGGGTTTAACTTTACAAACTTATAATCATTACACtggtgaagtttttttttttttcaaaaggcCTCCATGTAATATCAAAAAGGAGATGATGAGATACAGCCCCAAGGAAAATACACTCCCTTGGGGCTATTTTAAGTGCATTTTCAGTTCTGAGATGTGGGAATGTAATGGCACTATGCAACATggctttaaaaaacagaaagacaagtagTTAGACCACCAGACTGCTTCTCTTTAAATATCTATTTGACATTACAGGGAAATCATTCACATGTAGGTACAAACACCAAAAACTGGTGTGTAAACCCATTTATGATCATTTTACTGATAAACTTTATTGATCACTTTATTGATAATGCTCACAAGCTATTTATAAATCCAAACAGGGTATATGATTTTTCCCCAAGATACAGTAAACTGGACTTGGCTTTTTGAATGACCTTAGTGTCAAATCATGCACTTTTAACCAATCAAAAGTCATATCAggtcaattcaattttatttatacagcaccgaATCCCtgcagcagtcacctcaaggtgctttacaaacaacaccccaacacacacaaaatacattAATATAGACAAAACCCAACAGTTGAATGACACACTTTGAGCAaccacttggcaacagtgggaagaaaaaactctcttttaacaggaagaaacttctgcCAGAACCAGACTCGGGGAGGGACAGCCATCTGTCGCAACGAGTTGTCAAGTCAACAGTACTCAGGAGATTTTTTCTTTACAATTAGCAATTGTGTGTGTGCGGAGTAGTACTACAAGTACGATTATTTGTTACGGTCATATCTCCCAGATGGACCCTTGGACTTCCCACTGGTTACCCAATTCTTGCCTGTGGCccttaaaaatgttgtttatggTAATTTAGGTTTTAGAGCAGGTTGTCCACTATTCAGAAGgtcagtggttcgatccctaGCTCCTGTATCAAACTAAGAGTAAAACAAAGTGCTATATTAATTACAGTCCATGTATCATATAGTAAACTAAGAGAGGGCAAAGCACTAACTAACCTTACGAACTTGATTAGTTACATGAGTAAGCCAATATCACAAATAACTGACACACGACTGTGGTGCATCGGTCACCTCGCACCGGGACAATCTAAATTTAAACCTGTCCAAACATGCCTGTCTGTTTAACTGGTGATCATAAGATGGCTGCTGGTGTGACAGTAAATTGCCTCTTTGTGTTGgcctgtt contains:
- the exosc10 gene encoding exosome component 10 translates to MMASSKKKDLKSSGPKDSNSDTNDEDKDELCPGFRDVDAFVKHGFGAVLSATKASAGLPQAGDEYDFYRSFPGFQEFCESQGDKLLHCMSQIMQHHGCRSHMRDRNKLTGLEERFDLVVDSNDVILERVGILLDEADGVNRSQQPVMPAGFQPPKIVVSSWNRKGSSSSSRSETFRLLHAKNITRPQLKFKEKVDNSNTPFIPKIFIKPNAVKPLPSYFTNKQMRKERPEDLDVPAALADFIHQQRTQEHVDDMFAHPYQYELDHLTIPENLLSKPEPQMYKPVAETKLSFVDTLEDLVALNEKLCKLSEFAVDLEHHSYRSFLGLTCLMQISTREEDFIIDTLELRSEMYILNEAFTDPSIVKVFHGADSDIEWLQRDFGLYVVNLFDTHQASRALNLARHSLDHLLKHFCNVDSDKRYQLADWRVRPLPDEMVQYARTDTHYLLYIYDCVRVQLLDFNHGQPGLLQSVWNKSRSISLKKYVKPIYTEESYLELQRKQKKSFNTQQLTAFRLLFAWRDKLARQEDESTGYVLPTHMMIKISEELPKEPQGIIACCNPVPPLVRQYINELHLLVQEAREMPLLKAEIAAQKKKGLTPIKKPEVPLFGPHDTSRVSESDPPQISADELPVKQGMLFSEDEDKMDVDVRKESGLVASAKITLFEEVEIKDDQESSSAAQMKARRIIESFENPFRMYLPSTDVHVNKNAKFDPSSKIFEISKRWKLQSVEQQQTELEAKKKAKQEAKEMAKKQTEERTKAKQSYQESLKNVATVRQQVAESSNAGGKKRERVDSEVGDLTPKPSKKLMKSAEKPQKTEVTPQDSFKPFDYSQSDLKVFAGNTSKDNTQFDPNRQAHDFKRKKTPKGQKNNTGAGNRSMSYLPGKSDRGFRHNWPKR